A stretch of Spirochaetota bacterium DNA encodes these proteins:
- a CDS encoding AbgT family transporter, with amino-acid sequence MIAKKNNSFLAKIELVGNKLPDISMLFLYALIFIWGLSFVLSFVNFDYFHPTTKEQIIIINMLAPKELLLLLTNMVKNYALFPPLAMTVIVTIGVGIAEGSGFLTTAVKKGMCITSKKWITPTVAFVSILSNLISDSAYVILMPLASLIFYLAGKHPLAGIATSFAALAGGFSASYIPSPMDPIMQGFTQSAVNLLDKSYTINVLCNYFFSVTSTFAVIGVVWFITDKIVEPKLFATMPIELSKEDQIELESHNIISDLETKAFKITIIVIGILATLLFFALFPENSIFRAVDGSLTSSKAPIMQSIVPIIFLFFAIPGLVFGSIMGIFKTSKDVSKSMVKTIMTLSGFFVFSFFCSQFLYVFGKSNIGTLIAISGAELLKSLNMPPQITIVGLISLTSILNLIITSASSKWAILAPIFVPMLMGVNIAPELTQAAFRLSDAAVNVSTPMFAFYPLIISYCQKYCKQTGVGTLCSMMIPYTIGLLIVLTSMLFLFWGLGIPLGIDSNYIYVPK; translated from the coding sequence ATGATAGCTAAAAAAAACAATTCTTTTTTAGCAAAAATTGAATTAGTGGGAAATAAATTACCAGATATTTCTATGCTTTTTTTATATGCTTTAATTTTTATTTGGGGATTGAGTTTTGTACTGTCTTTTGTTAATTTTGATTATTTTCATCCTACAACAAAAGAACAAATTATAATAATTAATATGCTTGCGCCCAAAGAGTTATTATTATTATTAACTAATATGGTAAAAAATTATGCTCTTTTTCCACCTTTGGCAATGACAGTTATAGTTACAATTGGAGTAGGAATAGCTGAAGGTAGTGGATTTTTAACAACGGCTGTAAAGAAAGGTATGTGTATTACTTCTAAAAAATGGATAACACCTACTGTTGCTTTTGTTTCTATATTAAGTAATCTTATTTCTGATTCTGCATATGTTATTTTAATGCCTTTAGCTTCGTTAATTTTTTATTTAGCTGGAAAACATCCTTTAGCAGGAATTGCAACAAGTTTTGCAGCTTTAGCAGGGGGTTTTTCAGCGAGCTATATCCCATCACCAATGGATCCTATTATGCAAGGATTTACTCAAAGTGCTGTTAATTTATTAGATAAATCTTATACAATAAATGTGTTATGTAATTATTTTTTTAGTGTTACTTCTACATTTGCTGTAATTGGTGTTGTTTGGTTTATTACAGATAAAATTGTAGAGCCTAAATTATTTGCTACTATGCCTATTGAGTTAAGTAAAGAAGATCAAATAGAGTTAGAATCACATAATATTATTTCAGATCTTGAGACCAAAGCTTTTAAAATAACAATAATAGTAATAGGTATTTTAGCTACTTTATTGTTCTTTGCTTTGTTTCCAGAAAATTCTATTTTTAGAGCAGTAGATGGGAGTTTAACTTCTAGTAAAGCTCCTATTATGCAAAGTATCGTACCTATTATCTTTTTGTTTTTTGCTATTCCTGGATTGGTTTTTGGTAGTATTATGGGAATTTTTAAAACATCCAAAGATGTTTCCAAATCAATGGTTAAAACAATAATGACTTTATCTGGATTTTTTGTATTTTCATTCTTTTGTTCTCAGTTCTTGTATGTTTTTGGAAAATCTAATATAGGGACGCTAATTGCTATTTCTGGTGCAGAATTATTAAAATCTTTAAATATGCCTCCTCAAATAACTATTGTTGGACTTATTTCTTTAACATCTATATTAAATTTGATTATTACTTCAGCCTCTTCAAAATGGGCAATTTTAGCACCTATATTTGTACCTATGTTGATGGGGGTTAATATTGCTCCCGAATTAACACAAGCTGCTTTTCGTCTTAGTGATGCTGCTGTAAATGTATCTACCCCTATGTTTGCGTTTTATCCTTTGATTATTTCTTATTGTCAGAAATATTGTAAGCAAACAGGGGTGGGCACACTGTGTTCTATGATGATTCCTTATACAATAGGACTTCTTATTGTATTAACATCAATGTTGTTTCTTTTTTGGGGCTTAGGAATACCTCTAGGTATAGATAGCAATTATATTTATGTGCCTAAATAG